Proteins from a single region of Hordeum vulgare subsp. vulgare chromosome 6H, MorexV3_pseudomolecules_assembly, whole genome shotgun sequence:
- the LOC123404040 gene encoding enhancer of rudimentary homolog — protein sequence MAGRHTIILMQPSQNRSSRTFMDYNSINHALDGICGLYERKIRDINPMIPNITYDITDLYNFIDGLADISALVYDHEIHAFLPYDRQWIKQKLFQHLKKLAQR from the exons GCTGGGAGGCACACCATTATTCTGATGCAACCATCCCAAAATAGGAGCTCCAGGACGTTCATGGATTATAATTCAATTAACCATGCATTGGATG GAATCTGTGGTCTCTATGAAAGGAAAATCAGGGATATcaacccaatgatcccgaacataACCTATGACATCACTGACCTGTACAACTTCATTGATGGCCTAGCTGACATCAGTGCACTAGT CTATGATCACGAAATCCATGCGTTTCTGCCGTATGACCGGCAGTGGATAAAGCAGAAGTTGTTTCAGCACCTTAAGAAGCTGGCGCAAAGATAG